A stretch of the Methylacidiphilum caldifontis genome encodes the following:
- a CDS encoding glucan biosynthesis protein D, whose protein sequence is MKKLIVLPSFFLGLLLIFVLSAAFKYKTERKAAETKENSSLFFSKVIKKAKELSYFPYVSPSAVPAVLSNLSYDQWFGISFKDQRGIFPGKSRFVIKPFPLGYLFCQPVFIHLITLRGEEKNYVFEPSLFDYNNVNVENLPKNLGFAGFRVFFDTFEKERLVELFSIVGASYFRSLGLGQAWGLSARALAVNTTGSSKEEFPYYREFWIEEPKEDDQTLSFYAILDGESLTGAFHFIFSPGKTSKVEIENYIFLRKTVEKLGIAPLTSMFLQGENSPVLYNPLHPEEHDSDGLSIQLDTGEWIWGPLQNPPYFSSLEFPIQGKLLGFGLMQRDRNFDHYKSLLLHYESRPSAWIVPGQGWEGGHIELVELPTTTETKDNIVAYYVSDTPALSQKQFHYAYTIFWGREETPSSEIGRVVSTRCAQLDRTIKEYIVDFSIPGFSEGVSPQPILLVGQGAKLLELRVEKNAYVSGFRLTFRIQRQESGSIPLKAYLEAKDFPLTETWNYIDFP, encoded by the coding sequence ATGAAAAAACTGATTGTACTTCCTTCTTTTTTTCTAGGCCTTTTGCTCATCTTCGTTCTCAGTGCTGCTTTCAAATACAAAACCGAAAGAAAAGCAGCCGAGACCAAGGAAAACAGCTCTCTTTTTTTCTCTAAAGTTATTAAAAAAGCAAAAGAACTGTCATATTTTCCTTATGTGAGCCCTTCTGCTGTTCCTGCTGTGCTTTCCAACCTCAGTTATGATCAGTGGTTTGGTATTAGTTTTAAAGACCAAAGAGGGATTTTCCCTGGAAAAAGCCGGTTTGTGATCAAGCCTTTTCCACTGGGCTATCTGTTCTGTCAGCCCGTCTTCATTCATCTGATTACACTCAGAGGGGAAGAAAAAAACTATGTTTTTGAGCCTTCGTTATTTGATTATAACAATGTGAATGTGGAGAATTTACCAAAAAACCTTGGATTTGCTGGTTTTAGGGTTTTTTTTGATACCTTTGAGAAAGAAAGGCTGGTTGAACTTTTTTCGATTGTCGGAGCCAGTTATTTTAGGAGTTTAGGATTAGGACAGGCTTGGGGACTTTCAGCGCGTGCCCTAGCCGTTAACACCACGGGCAGCAGCAAAGAAGAATTTCCTTACTACAGGGAATTCTGGATCGAAGAACCCAAAGAAGATGACCAAACCCTTTCTTTTTATGCAATCCTTGATGGAGAAAGTCTTACTGGAGCCTTTCATTTTATATTCAGCCCAGGAAAAACGAGTAAGGTGGAGATAGAAAATTACATTTTCTTAAGAAAAACGGTGGAAAAATTGGGAATCGCTCCCTTGACAAGCATGTTTCTTCAAGGCGAGAACAGTCCAGTGCTCTATAATCCTTTGCATCCAGAAGAACATGACTCCGATGGGCTTTCTATTCAGCTGGACACAGGCGAATGGATTTGGGGTCCTTTGCAGAATCCCCCCTATTTTTCTTCTCTTGAGTTTCCCATTCAGGGCAAACTCCTTGGTTTTGGGTTAATGCAGAGGGACAGAAACTTCGACCATTACAAATCGCTCCTTCTCCATTATGAATCCAGGCCGAGTGCTTGGATTGTCCCTGGCCAAGGATGGGAAGGGGGGCATATCGAGCTGGTCGAACTGCCCACCACAACAGAGACCAAAGATAATATTGTTGCCTATTATGTTTCCGATACCCCTGCTCTTTCACAGAAACAGTTTCACTATGCATATACGATTTTTTGGGGAAGAGAAGAGACTCCAAGCTCCGAAATTGGACGGGTGGTTTCCACTCGTTGCGCACAGCTTGATAGGACAATCAAAGAGTATATTGTTGATTTTTCTATTCCTGGCTTTTCTGAAGGAGTGAGCCCGCAACCTATTCTTTTGGTCGGTCAAGGAGCCAAGCTTCTGGAACTTAGAGTAGAAAAAAATGCTTATGTCAGTGGGTTTCGGTTAACTTTTAGGATCCAGAGACAAGAATCTGGTTCCATTCCCCTTAAAGCTTATCTTGAAGCCAAAGACTTTCCTTTGACCGAAACCTGGAATTATATCGATTTTCCTTAA
- a CDS encoding glucan biosynthesis protein, with translation MKHWILIAVYSVALLFFFFPLVSSAQPTVWEEVKTKARGLANFPFREPRSRIPSWLEKLSTSQWEEIHFDANNSLWRADNLPFEIQFYHLGSLFRIPVTLFEVVHEQERKIEFVEKSFFYGPSIQKKPIDKDIDFAGFAVYSSDWQKKEYCMITKFLGACFFQGLTCGQIPGITARTIAINTALSEGEEFPFFREFWLIKPKKEDSQLELYAIVDSPSITQACRFVILFEGFSTVCKIDSQLFFRASPKKIGLAPLSAMFEYGENGPKPASDFRPQVHEADGLLIQSAPDDWSWSPLENPPRLVLKEMTKGQLLGFGLVQRNNSFDSYLDLQRRFQDMPSAWVQLKEGFSEAGKLELVEIPLKDDLNKNIILYWTPARTPFAGQSASFSYTISWLKGDVPAEGKLGKVVSSRIDRSKRVQGKTAFLVSFKGELLEEEAFGLNAVVHVLAGGELLYATVGWNDREKIALLEAQVQENGKEPLRMEGWIERNGRRLTERWIEDFTNE, from the coding sequence ATGAAACATTGGATTCTGATCGCAGTTTATTCTGTGGCATTGCTTTTCTTTTTTTTCCCTCTGGTTTCTTCTGCTCAACCAACTGTATGGGAAGAGGTAAAAACAAAGGCTAGGGGACTAGCGAATTTTCCTTTTCGGGAACCGCGAAGTCGTATTCCTAGCTGGTTGGAAAAACTCTCCACCTCCCAATGGGAAGAGATCCATTTTGATGCCAATAACAGTCTTTGGAGAGCTGACAACCTCCCTTTTGAAATCCAGTTTTATCATTTGGGTTCTCTTTTCAGGATTCCAGTTACACTTTTTGAAGTGGTCCATGAGCAGGAAAGGAAAATTGAATTTGTAGAAAAATCATTTTTTTACGGTCCTTCTATCCAGAAAAAACCCATAGACAAAGACATCGATTTTGCGGGCTTTGCTGTTTACAGTTCAGATTGGCAAAAAAAAGAATATTGCATGATCACGAAATTTCTTGGTGCCTGTTTCTTTCAAGGCCTAACTTGCGGGCAAATCCCAGGAATCACAGCCAGAACAATAGCGATCAATACCGCTTTATCCGAGGGCGAAGAGTTCCCTTTTTTCAGGGAGTTTTGGCTTATAAAGCCTAAAAAAGAAGATTCGCAACTTGAGCTTTATGCGATTGTAGATTCTCCGAGTATAACTCAGGCCTGTCGGTTTGTTATTCTATTTGAAGGCTTCTCAACCGTTTGCAAAATCGACTCGCAACTTTTTTTCCGTGCTTCTCCAAAGAAAATTGGACTGGCTCCTCTTTCTGCCATGTTTGAATATGGGGAAAACGGTCCTAAACCCGCCTCTGATTTTAGGCCACAGGTCCATGAGGCTGACGGGTTGCTCATTCAATCTGCTCCTGATGATTGGTCGTGGAGTCCCCTGGAAAATCCTCCCCGGTTAGTGTTAAAGGAAATGACAAAGGGTCAGCTTTTAGGGTTTGGACTGGTTCAAAGGAACAACTCGTTTGATTCGTATCTGGATCTTCAAAGGAGGTTTCAGGATATGCCTTCGGCTTGGGTTCAGTTGAAGGAGGGATTTTCTGAAGCCGGCAAATTGGAGTTGGTTGAAATTCCACTCAAAGATGATCTGAACAAAAACATCATTCTGTATTGGACGCCGGCCAGAACTCCCTTTGCTGGTCAGTCGGCCAGTTTCAGTTATACGATTAGTTGGCTCAAAGGGGATGTACCTGCTGAAGGGAAACTGGGTAAAGTCGTTTCCTCAAGGATTGATCGATCGAAACGGGTGCAAGGTAAGACGGCATTTCTGGTTAGCTTTAAAGGGGAGTTATTGGAAGAAGAAGCTTTCGGACTTAACGCGGTGGTTCATGTGTTAGCTGGAGGGGAGCTTCTCTATGCAACGGTTGGATGGAATGACCGGGAAAAAATCGCACTGTTGGAGGCTCAAGTCCAGGAAAATGGAAAAGAGCCGTTGCGGATGGAAGGGTGGATCGAACGGAATGGAAGAAGACTGACGGAAAGGTGGATTGAGGATTTTACAAATGAATAA
- the mdoH gene encoding glucans biosynthesis glucosyltransferase MdoH has product MSNQSSWQQVALKRRLLLLILVIFPTLIATEFMANILPNKGFNPLELIIVLLFGILFGWISVGLWTAVVGFFLLVKNKKKDKDSFLKREKWGIQADTRVAVVMPVYCEKVERVCAGIEAIYKSIDEKGKLSIFDFFILSDSDNPDSQVDEEIGWANLCKKINGLGKIFYRIRKVRLKKKSGNIAEFCRRWAAYYKYLIVLDADSLMGAQTILRLVEIMESNPTIGLVQTVPKAMRASSLFSRIEQFSSHLLGSLFAAGIHYWQLGDGQYWGHNAIIRTEPFMKYCGLPKLSDSLPFGGEILSHDFVESALLRKSGYSVWLAYELEDSYEELPPTLLDELKRDRRWCQGNLQHLRLIFSKGLFIFNRFLFLNGVMAYGSAILWGGFLLLSTIESLIQVLIVPNYFPQGMSLFPSWPVFHADWAALLFMFTLLVLFLPKLLGVLLVVWANELEKYGGMKNLLKSVLLEILFSTMMAPLKALFHGTFILSALLGKKISWGKQIREGTEFSWKEGLYHFYPLTVTGMTLGIGTYLLNPPSFWWLLPIIFSFLLSIPLAVLSSRISLGSIAKEKGLFRVPVESAPSPVVETLEKALDQKAIYLERRLSLSGFRSAVVDPLVHALHLASIGLSKCKKESMEITSWKKQLIERSLHHGPDSLSTFEKKALLRDPSSLSLLHKKIWTADPPVWALWTKNIE; this is encoded by the coding sequence ATGTCAAACCAAAGTTCCTGGCAACAGGTTGCCTTAAAACGAAGGCTTTTATTGCTTATTCTTGTGATTTTCCCCACGCTCATAGCCACTGAGTTTATGGCGAATATTCTGCCCAACAAGGGGTTCAATCCCTTGGAACTCATCATTGTTCTTCTCTTTGGGATTCTTTTTGGTTGGATTTCTGTCGGGTTGTGGACAGCAGTAGTGGGTTTCTTCCTATTGGTGAAGAACAAAAAAAAAGATAAGGACTCATTCCTAAAGCGTGAAAAGTGGGGTATTCAAGCCGACACCCGGGTTGCAGTGGTAATGCCTGTGTATTGTGAAAAAGTTGAAAGGGTTTGTGCCGGGATCGAAGCCATTTACAAATCTATAGATGAAAAGGGAAAACTTTCTATTTTTGATTTTTTCATTCTAAGCGATTCAGACAATCCGGATAGCCAGGTTGATGAAGAAATCGGCTGGGCAAACCTTTGCAAAAAAATCAATGGACTCGGTAAAATTTTTTATAGGATAAGAAAAGTCCGGTTAAAAAAGAAAAGTGGGAATATTGCTGAGTTTTGCCGGCGTTGGGCAGCCTATTACAAATACTTGATCGTTCTCGATGCTGACAGTCTTATGGGAGCTCAAACTATTCTCAGACTTGTGGAAATCATGGAATCTAATCCAACTATTGGGTTGGTTCAAACGGTGCCTAAAGCAATGAGGGCTAGTTCCCTTTTTTCCCGGATAGAACAGTTTTCAAGTCATCTTTTAGGTTCTCTGTTTGCTGCGGGCATTCATTACTGGCAGCTTGGAGACGGTCAATATTGGGGGCATAACGCGATTATCCGGACTGAACCTTTTATGAAATATTGTGGATTACCAAAACTATCGGACAGCCTGCCTTTTGGAGGAGAAATCCTCAGCCATGATTTTGTCGAATCCGCCCTCTTAAGAAAATCAGGCTATTCGGTTTGGTTAGCGTATGAACTAGAAGATAGTTACGAAGAGTTGCCTCCCACCCTTCTTGATGAATTGAAAAGGGACAGGAGATGGTGTCAAGGTAATCTTCAACATTTGCGTCTTATTTTTTCTAAAGGCTTGTTTATCTTTAACCGGTTTCTTTTTCTTAACGGGGTGATGGCCTACGGTTCAGCGATACTCTGGGGAGGGTTTCTTTTGCTTTCGACAATCGAAAGCCTGATTCAGGTTTTAATCGTTCCTAACTACTTTCCTCAAGGGATGAGTCTTTTCCCAAGCTGGCCTGTTTTTCATGCGGACTGGGCAGCTCTGCTTTTCATGTTTACTCTACTTGTTTTATTTTTGCCAAAACTCTTAGGCGTACTGCTTGTAGTTTGGGCAAATGAACTTGAAAAATATGGGGGTATGAAAAACCTCTTGAAAAGTGTTCTTCTGGAAATTCTTTTTTCTACCATGATGGCTCCCCTAAAAGCCCTTTTCCATGGGACTTTTATCCTATCGGCCCTTTTGGGAAAGAAGATAAGCTGGGGAAAACAGATAAGGGAGGGAACTGAATTCTCCTGGAAAGAGGGCTTGTACCACTTTTATCCGCTAACCGTGACTGGCATGACTCTTGGGATCGGTACTTACCTTTTAAATCCCCCGAGTTTCTGGTGGCTTCTGCCCATTATTTTTTCTTTTTTGTTGTCCATACCCTTAGCCGTGCTATCAAGTAGGATATCCTTGGGCAGCATCGCAAAAGAAAAAGGGTTGTTTAGGGTTCCTGTCGAATCGGCTCCAAGTCCTGTGGTCGAAACCCTTGAAAAAGCATTAGACCAAAAGGCTATTTATCTTGAACGAAGACTTTCTCTTTCTGGTTTTAGATCCGCCGTTGTCGACCCTCTTGTCCATGCTCTTCATTTAGCCTCTATTGGATTGTCAAAATGCAAGAAGGAGTCTATGGAGATTACCAGCTGGAAAAAACAGTTAATTGAGCGATCGCTCCACCATGGGCCAGATTCCTTGTCCACTTTCGAAAAGAAAGCACTGTTGCGGGATCCCTCCAGTTTGAGCCTGCTTCATAAGAAAATATGGACGGCAGACCCTCCTGTTTGGGCTCTTTGGACAAAAAACATTGAATAG
- a CDS encoding endonuclease V, with amino-acid sequence MSSWPTTTDELILEQKRLATLSFTCWEKPTKPFISAGVFVCYGRNVAGAGKKDDQGWASAVALFPGGSVKVFRVSGRATFDYIPGLLALRDGPLLEKAVLGLELRPEILFVNATSRDHPYRAGLALHLGYKLDVPTVGITRNPLIAEGSLPGIKRGNKSELRVGNETVAFWLRTQDNKAPLVVHPGYRLDGDSAIEVVLFYTEKYRTPEPLRLARKSARLYRAGVEDQAV; translated from the coding sequence ATGAGTTCTTGGCCTACAACTACTGATGAGTTGATCTTAGAACAAAAAAGATTGGCCACTTTGTCTTTTACTTGTTGGGAAAAACCTACAAAGCCCTTTATTAGTGCTGGGGTATTTGTTTGTTACGGCAGGAACGTAGCGGGTGCCGGTAAAAAAGATGATCAGGGATGGGCTTCCGCTGTTGCTCTTTTCCCAGGTGGTTCGGTAAAAGTCTTTCGTGTTTCAGGAAGAGCTACTTTCGATTACATTCCAGGCTTACTTGCTTTAAGGGATGGGCCGTTGTTAGAAAAGGCTGTTCTTGGACTTGAACTGCGTCCTGAAATTCTTTTTGTAAATGCGACCTCCAGAGATCATCCCTACAGAGCTGGCTTGGCTTTGCATTTGGGATATAAACTGGATGTTCCCACGGTAGGAATCACTAGGAACCCTTTGATAGCTGAAGGATCCCTGCCAGGAATAAAAAGAGGAAATAAATCTGAGCTTCGGGTTGGCAACGAAACTGTGGCTTTTTGGCTTAGAACACAGGACAACAAAGCTCCGCTTGTTGTGCATCCGGGTTATCGGCTTGACGGGGATAGCGCAATAGAAGTTGTCCTTTTCTATACTGAAAAATACAGGACTCCTGAACCCTTAAGACTAGCAAGAAAATCAGCCAGGCTATACCGGGCAGGAGTGGAAGACCAGGCAGTGTGA
- a CDS encoding GYD domain-containing protein — protein sequence MPTFIILSKLTPESMKEPSEIKNLAKVVSGKIKEECPGIKWKESYATLGEFDIVDIVEAKDIAEVEKAAMILRGYGKEITETMSAVPWDEFVSSMAAHKK from the coding sequence ATGCCCACTTTTATTATTCTTAGTAAATTAACCCCTGAAAGCATGAAAGAGCCTTCAGAAATCAAAAATTTGGCAAAGGTCGTTTCGGGAAAGATTAAAGAGGAATGCCCGGGGATTAAATGGAAAGAGAGTTATGCTACGCTTGGGGAGTTTGATATTGTGGATATCGTTGAGGCAAAAGATATTGCTGAGGTGGAAAAAGCGGCGATGATTCTCCGAGGATATGGCAAAGAGATCACCGAAACGATGTCAGCTGTTCCCTGGGATGAGTTTGTTTCTTCAATGGCAGCTCATAAGAAATAA
- the ligD gene encoding non-homologous end-joining DNA ligase produces the protein MKLDLLGLPKLEPQFLEPMLAQPAYRQIPYPGWMYEPKIDGMRIIAVKFDNQQIILFSRRKLSENKKFPAILKALSSSKEPSWIIDGEIAALDPQGKPSFSLLQTARENSLTIFYLFDLLSLRKRDLRGLPLRTRKELLQHFFHPLPSPIRLLPHFTEQPEKVFAKIKELNFEGVIAKRADSLYESGKRSSSWLKFKFLKRQEFIIIGWTEPKGSLRPFGALLLGYYQDHILCYAGRVGTGFSEKIALELYTLLKNHEIVSSPLSQLSSLQLPESLAIHWTKPTIVCEVAFREWTAQGKIRQPVFVGLRTDKYPTDVVRE, from the coding sequence ATGAAATTGGATCTGTTGGGTTTACCCAAACTGGAACCTCAGTTTTTAGAGCCGATGCTGGCTCAACCTGCATACCGCCAGATTCCATACCCCGGTTGGATGTACGAGCCTAAAATCGATGGAATGAGGATCATTGCTGTTAAATTTGATAACCAACAGATCATTCTTTTTTCTCGTCGGAAGTTATCGGAAAACAAAAAGTTTCCCGCCATACTCAAAGCCTTAAGCTCTTCTAAAGAACCTTCATGGATCATCGATGGAGAAATTGCTGCTCTTGATCCCCAGGGTAAACCTTCTTTTAGCCTTCTTCAAACGGCTAGAGAAAACTCATTGACCATCTTTTATCTCTTCGATTTGCTCTCTTTAAGGAAGCGTGACCTGCGTGGTCTGCCTCTTCGAACAAGAAAAGAACTACTTCAGCACTTTTTTCATCCTCTCCCCTCCCCAATTCGGCTGCTTCCTCATTTTACCGAACAACCAGAAAAGGTCTTCGCCAAAATAAAAGAACTCAATTTTGAAGGGGTTATTGCAAAACGTGCAGATTCACTCTACGAATCGGGGAAAAGATCCTCATCCTGGTTGAAATTCAAGTTTTTAAAGCGCCAGGAGTTTATCATTATAGGTTGGACTGAACCCAAAGGATCGCTAAGGCCTTTTGGAGCTCTCCTTTTAGGCTATTACCAAGACCATATTCTTTGTTATGCCGGCAGGGTAGGAACTGGATTTTCAGAAAAAATAGCCCTTGAGCTGTATACGCTTCTAAAAAACCATGAAATCGTATCATCCCCTCTTAGTCAGTTATCCTCCCTGCAATTACCTGAATCTCTTGCTATCCATTGGACAAAACCGACCATTGTCTGCGAGGTAGCATTCAGGGAATGGACAGCACAGGGAAAAATCCGCCAGCCTGTCTTTGTAGGCCTTCGTACAGACAAGTATCCCACGGATGTCGTTCGCGAATAG
- the ku gene encoding non-homologous end joining protein Ku, whose protein sequence is MKALWKGTISFGLVTIPVKLYPAVKTEPLRFKFLRKSDLSPITNKRIAVADNKEVPWDQVVRGYEYEKGKFVILKDEDFDRVDMEAIHTVRVLDFVVLAEIDPVYFEKPYYLVPDKGGEKAYQLLHYGLVKTGKTAIAKIVLHNKEHLAALKPKNSFLTLELMYFQREIVDPKELPAPPKAELDEREKKITVELIEKMSVPWDPNRYQDEYSKAIEKIIKEKIKKGTKGIPKETKLRKGAAKEQKDLISLLEESLRMGNGRTQISTASILKKERKTRKKKTQ, encoded by the coding sequence ATGAAAGCCCTGTGGAAGGGGACCATTAGTTTTGGCCTTGTCACTATCCCAGTAAAACTTTATCCAGCCGTAAAAACCGAACCTTTACGATTCAAGTTTCTCCGTAAGAGTGATCTTTCTCCCATCACAAACAAACGGATAGCGGTTGCGGATAACAAAGAAGTCCCCTGGGATCAAGTAGTTCGTGGATATGAATATGAAAAAGGGAAATTTGTAATTCTTAAAGATGAAGACTTTGATCGGGTCGATATGGAAGCCATTCATACAGTCAGAGTCCTAGATTTTGTTGTACTGGCTGAAATCGATCCGGTTTACTTCGAAAAACCTTATTATTTAGTCCCCGATAAAGGCGGAGAAAAAGCCTACCAACTGCTGCATTACGGGTTAGTTAAAACTGGCAAGACCGCCATTGCCAAGATTGTATTGCACAACAAGGAGCATTTAGCTGCATTAAAACCTAAAAATTCATTTCTGACACTTGAGCTCATGTATTTTCAAAGGGAAATCGTTGATCCAAAGGAACTGCCTGCCCCACCAAAAGCTGAGTTGGATGAACGCGAGAAAAAAATAACGGTCGAATTGATTGAAAAAATGTCTGTACCTTGGGATCCAAACCGCTATCAAGACGAATACTCGAAAGCCATTGAAAAAATCATCAAAGAAAAAATAAAGAAAGGAACTAAAGGAATTCCTAAAGAAACAAAACTTCGGAAAGGAGCGGCTAAAGAACAAAAAGACCTTATTTCTTTGCTCGAAGAAAGTTTAAGAATGGGAAACGGCAGGACCCAAATCTCAACCGCTAGCATACTAAAAAAGGAGCGTAAAACAAGAAAGAAAAAAACCCAATGA
- a CDS encoding FRG domain-containing protein translates to MDSTQPIKDLASFLTSVKEIRNEWKLYPDEELWFRGEDKEYKTYLVPKIYRQWLALENRTNLDFFEYEYVLYDEFQRTCPKFLDKYSEEYFDWDTYVLMQNHGAPTRLLDWTDGALIALHFAIRDKSSDDTQNPIIYILNPFNDKLREMTDKSNEIKNIVQPKWKDFAKKHPGRKINEELWEEAYLPADEEDLKEIDIPNPPLLLQSPHLTSRLGSQRSRMVIFGKDPWWFQNNMHEDYIKKIKIDSSCCEELKIELRDSGITESVIFPDLDGLGKEMDQLWKIMTRIDSKHK, encoded by the coding sequence ATGGACTCCACTCAACCTATTAAAGACTTAGCTAGTTTCCTAACAAGTGTAAAAGAAATACGTAATGAGTGGAAATTATACCCCGACGAAGAACTCTGGTTTAGAGGAGAAGATAAAGAGTATAAGACTTACCTCGTTCCAAAAATTTATAGGCAGTGGCTCGCTCTGGAAAACAGGACTAATCTAGATTTTTTTGAATATGAATATGTTTTATACGATGAATTTCAGAGAACGTGTCCTAAATTTCTAGATAAATACTCAGAAGAGTATTTTGATTGGGATACCTACGTTCTAATGCAGAACCATGGAGCACCTACCCGGTTACTCGATTGGACCGATGGAGCGTTGATTGCCCTTCACTTTGCTATTAGAGATAAATCCAGTGATGACACCCAAAATCCTATAATATACATCCTTAATCCTTTTAATGATAAGCTTAGAGAAATGACAGATAAAAGTAACGAAATTAAAAATATTGTTCAACCGAAATGGAAAGATTTTGCAAAAAAACATCCTGGAAGAAAGATTAATGAAGAGCTTTGGGAAGAGGCCTATTTACCAGCAGATGAAGAAGATCTTAAAGAAATCGATATTCCCAATCCCCCTCTTTTATTACAATCTCCACATCTAACCTCTAGACTAGGTTCTCAAAGAAGTCGAATGGTAATATTTGGAAAGGATCCCTGGTGGTTTCAAAATAATATGCACGAAGATTACATTAAAAAAATAAAAATAGATAGTTCATGCTGTGAAGAATTAAAAATAGAGCTCAGAGATAGTGGAATTACTGAATCAGTTATTTTTCCAGATCTAGACGGGCTAGGCAAAGAAATGGATCAACTCTGGAAAATTATGACTCGAATTGACTCAAAACATAAATAA